The following proteins are encoded in a genomic region of Saccharopolyspora antimicrobica:
- a CDS encoding SDR family NAD(P)-dependent oxidoreductase, with protein MSTSSAGRWAVVTGASSGIGAATARQLAAAGFTVVLGARRTDRLTALAEEIGGKALPLDVTDQESVDAFVAEVPECHVLINNAGGAKGLAKIADAVEDDWRWMWETNVLGTLRVTRALLPKLVASGDGHVVTVTSVAATGVYDNGGGYTSAKHAQGALHRTLRGEHLGEPVRFTEIAPGAVETEFSEVRFAGDKERAAAVYRGITPLTADDIADVITFAVTRPPHVNLDFIEVKPRDQHSATRMHRHE; from the coding sequence GTGAGCACAAGTTCTGCAGGTCGCTGGGCCGTGGTCACCGGGGCGAGTTCCGGCATCGGCGCCGCCACCGCGCGGCAGCTCGCCGCGGCGGGATTCACCGTCGTCCTGGGCGCGCGGCGGACCGACCGGTTGACCGCGCTGGCCGAGGAGATCGGCGGCAAGGCGCTGCCGCTGGACGTCACCGACCAGGAATCGGTGGACGCGTTCGTCGCGGAAGTGCCCGAGTGCCACGTGCTGATCAACAACGCCGGCGGCGCCAAGGGCCTGGCCAAGATCGCCGACGCGGTCGAGGACGACTGGCGCTGGATGTGGGAGACCAACGTGCTCGGCACGCTGCGCGTCACCCGCGCGCTGCTGCCGAAGCTGGTGGCCTCCGGCGACGGCCACGTGGTGACGGTGACCTCGGTGGCGGCGACCGGCGTCTACGACAACGGCGGCGGCTACACCTCGGCCAAGCACGCGCAGGGCGCGCTGCACCGCACGCTGCGCGGTGAGCACCTGGGCGAGCCGGTGCGGTTCACCGAGATCGCGCCGGGCGCGGTGGAGACGGAGTTCTCCGAGGTGCGCTTCGCCGGCGACAAGGAGCGCGCGGCGGCCGTGTACCGCGGCATCACCCCGCTGACCGCCGACGACATCGCCGACGTCATCACCTTCGCGGTGACCCGCCCGCCGCACGTGAACCTCGACTTCATCGAGGTCAAGCCCCGCGACCAGCACTCCGCGACCCGGATGCACCGCCACGAGTGA
- a CDS encoding UDP-N-acetylmuramate dehydrogenase yields the protein MSGAEEVRGDTALPGERTGVPLADHTTLRLGGPAAGLVVATRPDEITDAVRAADAGGHRLLVLGGGSNVVVADEGFDGHVVRIATKGRQYDSVGDGLVQLTAEAGEDWDEVVADTARQGLGGLECLSGIPGLTGATPVQNVGAYGVEVSELLVSVDLLDRRTGQVRTVPAGELGLTYRNSVLKHSDAAVVLRVRFMLRDDDRSAPIRYGELARALDVEPGTQVDVASAREAVLALRRGKGMVLDPADHDTWSAGSFFTNPIVGEAELPEVLARITARVGTDQRIPQYPADGGVKLSAAWLIERAGFAKGHRGPGGRAGLSTKHTLALTNRGGATTSDLLILAREVRDGVRVAFGVSLAPEPVLVDCSL from the coding sequence ATGTCCGGTGCCGAAGAAGTGCGCGGCGACACAGCGCTGCCCGGCGAGCGCACCGGTGTCCCGCTGGCCGACCACACCACCCTGCGGCTGGGCGGCCCGGCTGCCGGTCTGGTGGTCGCGACCCGGCCCGACGAGATCACCGACGCGGTGCGCGCGGCCGACGCGGGCGGGCACCGCCTGCTGGTGCTGGGCGGAGGGTCGAACGTCGTGGTGGCCGACGAGGGGTTCGACGGCCACGTGGTGCGCATCGCCACCAAGGGCCGCCAGTACGACAGCGTCGGCGACGGGCTGGTGCAGCTGACCGCGGAGGCGGGCGAGGACTGGGACGAGGTCGTCGCCGACACCGCGCGCCAAGGCCTGGGCGGGCTGGAGTGCCTGTCCGGCATCCCCGGCCTGACCGGCGCGACGCCGGTGCAGAACGTCGGCGCGTACGGCGTGGAGGTCTCGGAGCTGCTGGTCTCGGTCGATCTGCTCGACCGGCGCACCGGCCAGGTCCGCACCGTCCCGGCCGGTGAGCTGGGACTGACCTACCGCAACAGCGTCCTCAAGCACAGCGACGCCGCCGTGGTGCTGCGCGTCCGGTTCATGCTGCGCGACGACGACCGCTCGGCGCCGATCCGGTACGGCGAGCTGGCCCGCGCGCTCGACGTCGAGCCGGGCACCCAGGTTGACGTGGCGAGCGCGCGCGAGGCCGTGCTGGCGCTGCGGCGCGGCAAGGGCATGGTGCTCGACCCGGCCGACCACGACACCTGGAGCGCCGGCTCGTTCTTCACCAACCCGATCGTCGGCGAGGCCGAGCTGCCCGAGGTGCTGGCGCGCATCACCGCGCGCGTCGGCACCGACCAGCGGATCCCGCAGTACCCGGCCGACGGCGGGGTCAAGCTGTCCGCGGCGTGGCTCATCGAGCGCGCCGGGTTCGCCAAGGGCCACCGGGGGCCGGGCGGCCGGGCGGGACTGTCCACCAAGCACACCCTCGCGCTGACCAACCGCGGCGGCGCCACCACCTCGGACCTGCTCATTCTTGCGCGTGAAGTTCGGGATGGAGTACGCGTGGCCTTCGGCGTTTCGCTGGCACCCGAGCCCGTCTTGGTGGACTGTTCGCTGTAG
- a CDS encoding L,D-transpeptidase encodes MSSKLRLLWTALAAVLLISGCGTSAPEDRAPAEPVAKVSFEPGAGAAEVNPAVPVKAGVERGRFDSVQLTNAEGKQVEGQLAPDGKSWQATTALGYGKTYTWSGQATGEDGKQVPVQGSFTTLQPQRTIRATINPTDEAEVGIAMPISVKFDEPVQDKAAVQRALNVQTSVPVEGAWAWLSDRQVDWRPKEYWPANTRVSVSAKLYGLAYGGGAYGLADLTTDFDIGRAQIVKADVNTHRLVVLRDGEQVASYAASYGEEYDPGRNTPNGTFIIMEKNPVEIMDNPRYGYRDVRKTWAARFSNHGEFIHENQENAAALGKVNNSHGCINLSAADAKKYYDSALIGDPVEVSGSASSMPPQYDVYDWLLSWDQWQAKSAA; translated from the coding sequence GTGAGTTCCAAGCTGCGGCTGCTGTGGACTGCGCTCGCGGCGGTGCTGCTGATCTCCGGCTGCGGGACGTCCGCACCGGAAGACCGGGCGCCCGCCGAACCGGTCGCGAAGGTCTCCTTCGAACCGGGCGCGGGCGCGGCCGAGGTCAACCCGGCGGTGCCGGTCAAGGCGGGCGTCGAGCGCGGCAGGTTCGACTCCGTCCAGCTGACCAACGCCGAGGGCAAGCAGGTGGAGGGGCAGCTCGCGCCGGACGGCAAGAGCTGGCAGGCGACCACGGCCCTCGGCTACGGCAAGACCTACACCTGGTCCGGGCAGGCCACCGGCGAGGACGGCAAGCAGGTCCCGGTGCAGGGCAGCTTCACCACCCTGCAGCCGCAGCGGACCATCCGCGCCACCATCAACCCGACCGACGAGGCCGAGGTCGGCATCGCGATGCCGATCAGCGTCAAGTTCGACGAGCCGGTCCAGGACAAGGCGGCCGTGCAGCGGGCGCTGAACGTGCAGACCTCGGTCCCGGTCGAGGGCGCCTGGGCGTGGCTGTCCGACCGGCAGGTCGACTGGCGGCCGAAGGAGTACTGGCCGGCCAACACGCGGGTCAGCGTCAGCGCCAAGCTCTACGGCCTGGCCTACGGCGGCGGCGCCTACGGCCTGGCCGACCTGACCACCGACTTCGACATCGGCCGGGCGCAGATCGTGAAGGCCGACGTGAACACGCACCGGCTGGTGGTGCTGCGCGACGGCGAGCAGGTGGCCAGCTACGCGGCCAGCTACGGCGAGGAGTACGACCCGGGCCGCAACACGCCCAACGGGACCTTCATCATCATGGAGAAGAACCCGGTGGAGATCATGGACAACCCCCGCTACGGCTACCGCGACGTGCGCAAGACGTGGGCGGCCCGGTTCTCCAACCACGGCGAGTTCATCCACGAGAACCAGGAGAACGCGGCGGCCCTGGGCAAGGTCAACAACTCGCACGGCTGCATCAATCTCAGCGCGGCGGACGCGAAGAAGTACTACGACAGCGCGCTGATCGGCGACCCGGTCGAGGTCTCCGGCTCGGCGAGCAGCATGCCCCCGCAGTACGACGTCTACGACTGGCTCCTCAGCTGGGACCAGTGGCAGGCCAAGTCAGCGGCCTGA
- a CDS encoding DUF2505 domain-containing protein: MARRIEHRSTSEWPAVRLYEALIDIDYLNDRLEELGGTNAELVQHVATDDGARFQIRHSVPADSLPSVARTMVGSDLTIDRSESWRREEDGHYTGEIAAEIAGAPCTITGSMWLRDVAESADSEFVVAGSVRVNVPFVGGKMEDLVADQVQKLLSAEERFTAEWLARRA, translated from the coding sequence ATGGCACGCCGCATCGAGCACCGAAGCACCTCCGAGTGGCCCGCGGTCCGGTTGTACGAGGCGCTGATCGACATCGACTACCTCAACGACCGCTTGGAGGAGCTCGGCGGCACCAACGCCGAGCTGGTGCAGCACGTGGCGACCGACGACGGCGCGCGGTTCCAGATCCGCCACTCGGTGCCCGCCGACTCGCTGCCCTCGGTGGCGCGCACCATGGTCGGCAGCGATCTGACGATCGACCGCAGCGAGTCGTGGCGGCGCGAGGAGGACGGGCACTACACCGGCGAGATCGCCGCCGAGATCGCCGGGGCGCCGTGCACCATCACCGGCTCGATGTGGCTGCGCGACGTGGCCGAATCGGCCGACAGCGAGTTCGTGGTGGCGGGCAGCGTGCGGGTCAACGTGCCGTTCGTGGGCGGCAAGATGGAGGACCTCGTCGCCGACCAGGTGCAGAAGCTGCTCAGCGCCGAGGAGCGCTTCACCGCCGAATGGCTGGCCCGCCGGGCATGA
- a CDS encoding class I SAM-dependent methyltransferase produces the protein MAGPPGMTSVPKKRAPRLAAGRARALGMPTRGTTNPNRLRRVDRWILGTPWVAGAVRDAAEPVVIDLGYGATPVTTVELADRLRPLHPALRVVGLEIDPDRVAAGKAVADPPALEFRRGGFELAGLAAGVRDFPGPALVRAFNVLRQYSEAEAWKYWDELCARLGPDGLLVEGTCDEIGRRCCWVVLDRGGPLTFTMACLPSDLEKPSDLAERLPKTLIHRNVPGEKVHAMLAELDACWATAAPMAPFGPRARWAHAVRLFADRGWPVLDRHRRWRLGELTVPWSTVAPDR, from the coding sequence ATGGCTGGCCCGCCGGGCATGACGTCGGTCCCGAAGAAGCGGGCACCGCGGCTGGCCGCCGGCCGGGCCCGCGCTCTGGGCATGCCCACCAGGGGCACGACGAACCCGAACCGGCTGCGCCGCGTCGACCGCTGGATCCTCGGCACGCCGTGGGTCGCGGGCGCGGTGCGGGACGCGGCGGAACCGGTGGTGATCGACCTCGGCTACGGCGCGACGCCGGTGACCACCGTGGAACTGGCCGATCGGCTGCGCCCGCTGCACCCGGCGCTGCGGGTGGTCGGCCTGGAGATCGACCCGGACCGGGTCGCGGCGGGCAAGGCGGTGGCCGATCCGCCCGCGCTGGAGTTCCGCCGCGGCGGCTTCGAGCTGGCCGGGCTGGCCGCCGGGGTCCGCGACTTCCCCGGCCCGGCGCTGGTGCGCGCGTTCAACGTGCTCCGGCAGTACTCCGAGGCGGAGGCGTGGAAGTACTGGGACGAGCTGTGCGCCCGGCTGGGCCCGGACGGGCTGCTGGTGGAGGGCACCTGCGATGAGATCGGGCGCCGCTGCTGCTGGGTGGTGCTGGACCGCGGCGGGCCGCTGACCTTCACCATGGCCTGCCTGCCCTCGGACCTGGAGAAGCCCTCCGACCTGGCCGAACGACTGCCCAAGACGCTGATCCACCGCAACGTGCCGGGCGAGAAGGTGCACGCGATGCTCGCGGAGCTCGACGCCTGCTGGGCGACGGCGGCGCCGATGGCCCCGTTCGGCCCCCGGGCCCGCTGGGCGCACGCGGTGCGGTTGTTCGCCGACCGCGGCTGGCCGGTCCTGGACCGGCACCGCCGCTGGCGCCTCGGCGAGCTGACCGTGCCCTGGTCCACCGTCGCGCCCGACCGCTGA
- the purU gene encoding formyltetrahydrofolate deformylase, giving the protein MSTPERRFVISFGCPDRTGIVARISTFLADFGGWIVEAGYHTDLETGWFFTRQEVRADSLPFGIDELRERFAAVAEEFGGESSWRVSDTGERRRVVALVSKDGHCLHDLLGRISSGELEVDLRAVIGNHPNLGPITEAHGIPFHHVPFGKTPEEKADAFSQVQKLVDEHDPDAIVLARFMQILPPELCEEWAGRALNIHHSFLPSFAGARPYHQAYDRGVKLIGATCHYVTAELDAGPIVEQDVIRVDHTDDVADMVRKGRDIEKLVLARGLRAHLEDRVLVHNRRTVVF; this is encoded by the coding sequence GTGAGCACTCCCGAGCGGCGTTTCGTGATCAGCTTCGGCTGCCCTGACCGGACCGGCATCGTGGCCCGGATTTCGACCTTCCTCGCCGATTTCGGCGGTTGGATCGTCGAGGCCGGCTACCACACCGATCTCGAGACCGGCTGGTTCTTCACCCGGCAGGAGGTCCGCGCCGACTCGCTGCCGTTCGGCATCGACGAGCTGCGCGAGCGGTTCGCCGCCGTGGCCGAGGAGTTCGGCGGTGAGAGCAGCTGGCGCGTCTCGGACACCGGCGAGCGCCGCCGGGTGGTGGCCCTGGTGTCCAAGGACGGCCACTGCCTGCACGACCTGCTCGGCCGGATCAGCTCCGGCGAGCTGGAGGTGGACCTGCGCGCGGTGATCGGCAACCACCCGAACCTCGGCCCGATCACCGAAGCGCACGGCATCCCGTTCCACCACGTGCCCTTCGGCAAGACCCCGGAGGAGAAGGCGGATGCCTTCAGCCAGGTCCAGAAGCTGGTGGACGAGCACGACCCGGATGCGATCGTGCTGGCCCGCTTCATGCAGATCCTGCCGCCCGAGCTGTGCGAGGAGTGGGCGGGCCGCGCGCTGAACATCCACCACAGCTTCCTGCCGTCGTTCGCCGGCGCCCGGCCCTACCACCAGGCCTACGACCGCGGCGTGAAGCTGATCGGCGCCACCTGCCACTACGTGACGGCGGAGCTGGACGCCGGCCCGATCGTCGAGCAGGACGTGATCCGCGTGGACCACACCGACGACGTGGCGGACATGGTCCGCAAGGGCCGCGACATCGAGAAGCTGGTGCTGGCCCGAGGCCTCCGCGCCCACCTCGAAGACCGCGTCCTGGTCCACAACCGCCGCACCGTGGTGTTCTGA
- a CDS encoding MFS transporter, which produces MNRGEAGQRTGLAFLLLPTLLLAVDLGVLWMAVPQLSADLGPTSTELLWINDSYGFAMACLLVLGGNIGDRFGRRRLLMIGLAVFTAASLLAAYAWSPAVLIVARVMLGTSSAAIIPSTLALISGMFPDTRRRARAIALWVTTLSTGIALGPVLSGVLLAHFWWGSVFLVGVPVLVVALIGCPATVPELADPDATPLDLGLFRDRTFVAAPLLLFTGLAAMNGVEYLMPQYLQLVGGVASLEAGLLMVLPAVGLALGSQLTPLLARRAGPARVIAAGAVVAIAGFALIATSPGVATVTAGTTVMMLGLAPITVLGTNIAVSAAAPEKAGQASAIGQTSYELGLAFGIAATGSLVSAVYRDHVRTSAPEGVPSDVVAEVAGNLGGGAAVPALADVARAGFTSGLQVAAIVSGCLAGLLAVFALVLLKRSRTEQREAEPVG; this is translated from the coding sequence GTGAATCGCGGAGAGGCGGGACAGCGCACTGGCCTCGCCTTCCTGCTGCTGCCCACGCTGCTGCTGGCCGTCGACCTCGGAGTGCTGTGGATGGCGGTCCCGCAGCTATCCGCGGATCTGGGCCCGACCAGCACCGAACTGCTGTGGATCAACGACAGCTACGGCTTCGCGATGGCCTGCCTGCTGGTGCTCGGCGGGAACATCGGCGACCGGTTCGGCCGTCGCCGCCTGCTGATGATCGGTCTGGCCGTGTTCACCGCCGCCTCGCTGCTCGCCGCCTACGCGTGGAGCCCGGCGGTGCTGATCGTGGCCCGAGTGATGCTCGGAACCTCCAGCGCGGCCATCATCCCGTCCACGCTGGCCTTGATCTCCGGGATGTTCCCGGACACCCGGCGCCGGGCCAGGGCCATCGCGCTGTGGGTGACCACGTTGTCCACCGGGATCGCGCTGGGACCGGTGCTCAGCGGCGTGCTGCTGGCGCACTTCTGGTGGGGCTCGGTGTTCCTGGTCGGAGTGCCGGTCCTGGTGGTCGCGCTGATCGGATGCCCGGCCACGGTCCCCGAGCTCGCCGATCCCGACGCGACGCCGCTGGACCTCGGCCTGTTCCGCGACAGGACCTTCGTCGCCGCGCCGCTGCTGCTGTTCACCGGGTTGGCCGCGATGAACGGCGTGGAGTACCTGATGCCCCAGTACCTCCAGCTCGTCGGCGGCGTGGCGTCGCTGGAAGCGGGACTGCTGATGGTGCTGCCCGCCGTCGGGCTGGCGCTCGGATCGCAGCTGACGCCGCTGCTGGCCCGCCGCGCGGGACCGGCCCGCGTGATCGCCGCGGGTGCGGTGGTCGCGATCGCCGGGTTCGCGCTGATCGCCACCTCGCCGGGAGTCGCGACGGTGACCGCGGGCACGACCGTGATGATGCTGGGGCTCGCGCCGATCACCGTGCTGGGGACGAACATCGCGGTGAGCGCCGCCGCTCCGGAGAAGGCCGGGCAGGCCTCCGCGATCGGGCAGACCAGCTACGAACTCGGCCTGGCCTTCGGCATCGCCGCCACCGGCAGCCTCGTTTCGGCGGTGTACCGCGACCACGTGCGGACCTCCGCGCCGGAGGGCGTCCCGTCGGACGTGGTCGCCGAGGTCGCGGGAAACCTGGGCGGCGGCGCGGCGGTTCCGGCGCTGGCGGACGTGGCGCGTGCGGGATTCACCTCCGGCTTGCAGGTGGCGGCGATCGTCAGCGGTTGCCTCGCCGGGCTGCTGGCGGTGTTCGCGCTGGTGCTGCTCAAGCGGTCGCGGACCGAGCAGCGCGAGGCCGAGCCGGTCGGCTGA
- a CDS encoding maleylpyruvate isomerase N-terminal domain-containing protein produces the protein MASEFLQHAFHDQAVAFRSAALQAGPNTEVSTCPGWDVRQLVQHLAQAYVRIERSLHLEPGSPRPEVPRPPADFDDVLTWWDERLADLRHSLSTVDPDRPVRWFHPGGTPRTWLRRATHETAIHRLDAEHALAGLGPDHVHELIFDPELAADGIDEFLVSLLPLGDWSGSEIEGEVLVHAPDAGRAWLVEFRPGEPPQAGPASGTALEADATIAGTADAVYRRVWGRPSTAVVTGDTALADLIAGR, from the coding sequence ATGGCGAGCGAGTTCCTGCAGCACGCTTTTCACGACCAGGCCGTGGCCTTCCGCAGCGCCGCGCTCCAGGCCGGGCCGAACACCGAGGTCTCGACCTGCCCGGGCTGGGACGTCCGGCAGCTGGTGCAGCACCTGGCGCAGGCGTACGTCAGGATCGAGCGCTCGCTGCACCTGGAACCGGGCAGTCCCCGACCCGAAGTGCCGCGTCCACCGGCCGATTTCGACGACGTGCTGACCTGGTGGGACGAGCGGCTGGCCGACCTGCGGCACTCGTTGTCCACAGTGGATCCGGATCGGCCGGTGCGGTGGTTCCACCCCGGCGGCACACCGCGCACCTGGCTCCGGCGGGCAACGCACGAGACGGCGATCCACCGCCTGGACGCCGAACACGCCCTCGCCGGACTGGGCCCGGACCACGTGCACGAGCTGATCTTCGACCCGGAGCTGGCCGCCGACGGCATCGACGAGTTCCTCGTCTCGCTGCTCCCGCTCGGCGACTGGTCCGGCTCCGAGATCGAGGGCGAGGTGCTCGTGCACGCACCGGACGCGGGCAGGGCGTGGCTGGTGGAGTTCCGGCCGGGCGAACCGCCGCAGGCCGGACCGGCGAGCGGCACCGCGCTGGAGGCCGACGCGACGATCGCCGGCACGGCCGACGCGGTGTACCGGCGGGTCTGGGGCCGCCCGAGCACGGCCGTGGTCACAGGTGACACCGCGCTGGCCGACCTGATCGCCGGCCGCTGA
- the mshA gene encoding D-inositol-3-phosphate glycosyltransferase: MTSRTLRMRPRRAAVFSLHTSPLEQPGTGDAGGMNVYIAQTARQLAEFGTEVEIFTRATSSDVPPIAELAPGVLVRNVVAGPFEGLDKNELPSQLCAFAAGALRVEARHEPGHYDIVHSHYWLSGQVGWLARERWGVPLVHTAHTLAKVKNANLAVGDSPEPRVRVLGEEQIVEQADVLVANTEFEAADLVDRYDADPASIATIPPGVDLDVFTPGDRAVARAELDLPIDAVTLAFVGRIQPLKAPDVLLRATAELLARHPELRERLVVLVVGGPSGSGLERPRALQELAAELAITDVVRFLPPRSGAALAAVYRAADVIAVPSYNESFGMVALEAQACGTPVVAAAVGGLPVAVDDGVSGLLVDGHRTGQWADALGSVVRDPRLRARLAAGTTAHATRFSWRNTTEALLDAYAQAKMAFHEQLHVREVTA, from the coding sequence ATGACCTCCAGAACGTTACGCATGCGGCCGCGCCGCGCGGCCGTCTTCTCGTTGCACACCTCGCCGCTGGAACAGCCCGGCACCGGCGATGCCGGGGGCATGAACGTCTACATCGCGCAGACCGCGCGGCAGCTCGCCGAGTTCGGCACCGAGGTCGAGATCTTCACCCGGGCCACCTCCTCGGACGTCCCGCCGATCGCCGAGCTCGCGCCCGGCGTGCTGGTCCGCAACGTCGTCGCCGGGCCCTTCGAAGGCCTGGACAAGAACGAGCTGCCGTCGCAGCTGTGCGCCTTCGCCGCCGGGGCGCTGCGCGTCGAGGCGCGCCACGAGCCCGGTCACTACGACATCGTGCACTCGCACTACTGGCTGTCCGGGCAGGTCGGGTGGCTGGCGCGGGAGCGCTGGGGCGTGCCGCTGGTGCACACCGCGCACACCCTCGCCAAGGTCAAGAACGCCAATCTCGCCGTCGGCGACTCCCCGGAGCCGCGGGTTCGCGTGCTGGGCGAGGAGCAGATCGTCGAGCAGGCCGACGTGCTGGTGGCCAACACCGAGTTCGAGGCCGCCGACCTGGTCGACCGCTACGACGCCGACCCGGCCTCGATCGCGACCATCCCGCCCGGCGTCGACCTGGACGTGTTCACCCCGGGCGACCGCGCGGTCGCGCGCGCCGAGCTGGACCTGCCCATCGACGCCGTCACGCTCGCCTTCGTCGGCCGGATCCAGCCGCTGAAGGCCCCGGACGTGCTGCTGCGGGCCACCGCGGAACTGCTGGCGCGGCACCCGGAGCTGCGCGAACGCCTGGTCGTGCTGGTCGTCGGCGGGCCCTCCGGCAGCGGGCTGGAGCGGCCGCGCGCGCTGCAGGAGCTCGCCGCGGAGCTGGCGATCACCGATGTGGTGCGGTTCCTGCCGCCGCGCTCGGGAGCTGCGCTGGCCGCGGTCTACCGGGCTGCCGACGTCATCGCGGTGCCCAGCTACAACGAGTCGTTCGGGATGGTCGCCCTGGAGGCGCAGGCCTGCGGGACGCCGGTGGTGGCCGCGGCGGTCGGCGGGTTGCCGGTCGCCGTCGACGACGGCGTGTCCGGGCTGCTGGTGGACGGGCACCGCACCGGGCAGTGGGCCGACGCGCTGGGTTCCGTCGTGCGCGATCCGCGGCTGCGGGCCCGGCTGGCGGCAGGCACGACGGCGCACGCGACGCGGTTCTCGTGGCGGAACACCACCGAGGCGCTACTGGACGCCTACGCGCAGGCGAAGATGGCCTTCCACGAGCAACTGCACGTCCGGGAGGTGACCGCGTGA
- a CDS encoding AraC family transcriptional regulator: protein MAAGPPSTALRGRRPAAAWAAAGRRGQCAVPPLRDSQWWSRPTESHVSRFLVVGLRHAVRLGLHDEAIVRGPFSVSDGPTTAGRDRCAHQGMRGEISGPTVLLTGTYQVRGSVSQRVLAALPPIALLPAAAADCPTLDLIVDEIQQDKPGRQAMLDRLLDLRLVATLREWFDRADSGAPAWYRAHQDPHVGRALRLVHENPAQPWTVAKLAAEAGLARATFAERFRELVGQPPMTYLAEWRIAQAADRLARTDATVDAIAHQVGYSNAYALSVAFKRTLGIRPTEHRAATRDAPAVQTR, encoded by the coding sequence ATAGCTGCGGGACCGCCATCCACAGCACTCCGAGGTCGACGGCCAGCAGCAGCGTGGGCAGCAGCAGGAAGGCGAGGCCAGTGCGCTGTCCCGCCTCTCCGCGATTCACAGTGGTGGTCGCGTCCGACTGAATCTCACGTTTCGCGGTTTCTTGTGGTCGGGTTGCGTCACGCCGTCCGGCTCGGGCTGCACGACGAGGCCATCGTGCGAGGACCATTCTCGGTCTCCGACGGCCCGACGACCGCGGGGCGCGACAGGTGCGCGCACCAGGGCATGCGCGGCGAGATCAGCGGGCCGACGGTGCTGCTCACCGGCACTTACCAGGTGCGGGGCAGCGTTTCGCAGCGAGTGCTGGCCGCGCTGCCGCCGATCGCCCTGCTGCCGGCCGCCGCGGCCGACTGCCCGACCCTGGACCTGATCGTCGACGAGATCCAGCAGGACAAGCCGGGCCGCCAGGCGATGCTGGACCGGCTGCTCGACCTGCGCCTGGTCGCCACCCTGCGGGAGTGGTTCGACCGCGCGGACTCCGGCGCCCCGGCCTGGTACCGGGCTCACCAGGACCCGCACGTCGGCCGGGCCCTGCGCCTCGTCCACGAGAACCCGGCACAGCCGTGGACGGTGGCGAAGCTGGCCGCCGAAGCGGGCCTGGCGCGGGCGACGTTCGCGGAGCGGTTCCGCGAGCTCGTCGGCCAGCCGCCGATGACCTACCTCGCGGAATGGCGCATCGCCCAAGCCGCCGACCGGCTGGCGCGAACCGACGCAACGGTCGACGCCATCGCCCACCAGGTCGGCTACTCCAACGCCTACGCCCTCAGCGTCGCCTTCAAGCGCACGCTCGGCATCCGCCCCACCGAGCACCGAGCCGCCACCCGAGACGCACCCGCTGTCCAAACCCGGTGA
- a CDS encoding S1 family peptidase: protein MIRPIKRAVEDQLLDLPGVTAVDIGAQHRAGRSTGQQVIVVSVVRKTPREQLKPGACVPADVFGIPTDVIEEQPVLQHIHCAENEPLTPRPRRAERPGVISGGSGIAPCRAVHLVPPEVAAAGPHRRIGTLGALVTGAAPMVVPMGLTTFDVGCLDDGWSVGDRMLDPEGGRVHAELARAALSGRVDAAAVALAPGSATTCVVEGIGPITGPATAYPGERVRKHGFGTAVTVGVVTSVDATLRIDHGEALGVRILREQIRVVGPEARFCGPGDAGAAVLGPGGRVVGLHVAGSCDGAVGFASPIADVLAELDVELCIEPQRIHA from the coding sequence GTGATACGCCCGATCAAACGGGCCGTCGAGGATCAGCTGCTCGACCTGCCCGGAGTGACGGCTGTCGACATCGGCGCGCAGCACCGCGCCGGACGCAGCACCGGCCAACAGGTCATCGTGGTGTCGGTGGTGCGCAAGACGCCGCGCGAGCAGCTGAAACCCGGTGCCTGCGTGCCCGCGGACGTCTTCGGCATCCCGACCGACGTCATCGAGGAGCAGCCGGTCCTGCAGCACATCCACTGCGCCGAGAACGAGCCGCTGACGCCGCGACCGCGGCGCGCCGAGCGGCCCGGGGTGATCTCCGGCGGCAGCGGGATCGCGCCGTGCCGCGCCGTCCACCTCGTGCCACCGGAGGTCGCGGCGGCCGGTCCGCACCGGCGGATCGGCACGCTGGGCGCGCTGGTGACCGGTGCCGCGCCGATGGTGGTCCCGATGGGCCTGACCACGTTCGACGTGGGCTGCCTGGACGACGGCTGGTCGGTGGGCGACCGAATGCTCGACCCGGAGGGCGGGCGGGTGCACGCCGAGCTCGCGCGGGCCGCGCTGTCCGGTCGGGTGGACGCGGCGGCGGTCGCTTTAGCGCCGGGGTCGGCGACGACCTGCGTGGTCGAGGGCATCGGCCCGATCACCGGGCCCGCGACGGCCTACCCGGGCGAGCGGGTGCGCAAGCACGGCTTCGGCACCGCGGTGACCGTCGGCGTCGTGACCTCGGTCGACGCGACGCTTCGGATCGACCACGGCGAAGCCCTCGGTGTCCGCATCCTGCGCGAGCAGATCCGCGTGGTGGGTCCGGAGGCGCGCTTCTGCGGGCCCGGCGACGCCGGTGCGGCCGTGCTCGGCCCGGGCGGTCGGGTGGTCGGCCTGCACGTCGCGGGCAGCTGCGACGGAGCGGTCGGCTTCGCCAGCCCCATCGCGGACGTCCTGGCGGAACTGGACGTGGAGCTCTGCATCGAGCCCCAGCGCATCCACGCCTGA